A DNA window from Ranitomeya imitator isolate aRanImi1 chromosome 2, aRanImi1.pri, whole genome shotgun sequence contains the following coding sequences:
- the LOC138666660 gene encoding zinc finger protein 502-like → MSVVRFINVSLHNKDYTVVKKTSNERFLSSKRTTPERCPRPLLPQDCKQETYVPQDDQSEDLPDINTTGTYVRDDEQCKDNYRDDCTRNSEGHLIFSNYKSDDHGITPDTYEEYAIISDISPAFQSKNLSYDAFQQVLSSDSSKIAEQNTNYRLFLQHQRAHTTEKPYSCSECGKCFNKKSNLVTHEKIHTGEKPYSCLECGKCFNKKSNLAAHQRSHTGEKAFLCLECWKYFKEKSSLARHQRIHTGEKPYSCSECGKCFNQKTHLIRHQRSHTGERPYSCLECEKCFIEKAHLVVHQRNHTGK, encoded by the exons atgtctgtagtgagatttattaatgtgtctctccataacaagGATTACACAGTAGTTAAGAAGACCTCTAATgaacgct ttctgtcCAGTAAGagaacaacaccagagagatgtccccgtcctcttcttccacaggactgtaaacaagaaactTATGTTCCTCAAGATGATCag AGTGAAGATCTGCCCGATATTAATACTACAGGGACATATGTGAGGGATGATGAGCAGTGTAAAGATAACTAcagag atgactgtaccaggaactCAGAGGGACATCTGATATTTTCCAATTATAAATCAGATGATCATGGTATCACACCAGATACATATGAGGAGTATGCCATTATCTCAGATATATCTCCGGCCTTTCAGAGCAAAAATCTATCGTATGATGCTTTTCAGCAGGTTTTATCTTCTGATTCTTCAAAGATTGCTGAACAAAATACAAATTACAGACTATTTCTTCAACATCAAAGAGCTCACACaacggagaagccatattcatgttcagaatgtgggaaatgttttaataagaAATCTAATCTTGTTACACATGAAaaaattcatacaggggagaagccatattcatgtttagaatgtgggaaatgttttaataagaAATCAAATCTTGctgcacatcagagaagtcacacaggggagaaagcaTTTCTATGTTTAGAATGTTGGAAATACTTTAAAGAGAAATCATCTCTTGCtagacatcaaagaattcacacaggggagaagccatattcatgttcagaatgtgggaaatgttttaaccaaaaaacgcatcttattagacatcaaagaagtcacacaggggagaggccatattcatgtttagaatgtgagaaatgttttatagAGAAAGCACACCTTGTTGTacatcagagaaatcacacagggaagtag